A part of Desulfotomaculum nigrificans DSM 574 genomic DNA contains:
- the ybeY gene encoding rRNA maturation RNase YbeY — protein MPVLVSNLQEEIPVEDNLYQLVEAVVMESLKAEGYSTEAEVGLIFVDDGYIQSLNAEYRGIDKPTDVLSFAMHEGEPMPEEEEAEDLLGDIVISLPTALRQSKEYGHSFEREVAFLTAHGALHLLGYDHQTEAERQVMREKEEAILGRLNITR, from the coding sequence ATGCCGGTTCTCGTAAGTAATCTCCAGGAAGAAATACCAGTTGAAGATAATTTATACCAGCTAGTGGAAGCAGTGGTGATGGAGAGCCTGAAGGCAGAGGGTTATTCCACCGAGGCCGAAGTGGGGCTAATCTTTGTGGATGACGGGTATATCCAAAGTTTAAATGCGGAATATCGAGGTATAGATAAGCCCACTGATGTTTTGTCCTTTGCTATGCATGAAGGTGAACCCATGCCCGAGGAAGAAGAAGCAGAGGATCTGCTGGGAGATATTGTCATTTCCCTGCCCACCGCCCTGCGCCAGTCCAAGGAATATGGCCATAGTTTTGAGCGGGAAGTGGCTTTTTTAACCGCCCACGGAGCACTGCATCTGTTGGGTTATGACCACCAAACTGAAGCAGAAAGACAGGTTATGCGGGAAAAAGAGGAGGCTATTCTGGGCCGCCTTAACATTACCAGGTGA
- a CDS encoding diacylglycerol kinase family protein — translation MIILVVKGFLNSFRYALAGIVCVFRTQRNMKVHCVAATLAVTVGLFLRLSSSEWVDIVLSIFFVLAAEAINTAVEAAVNLCTTEKHPWAKVAKDCAAGAVLLAAVNSVIVAVLVFGKRILS, via the coding sequence GTGATTATTTTGGTCGTTAAAGGTTTCCTAAATAGTTTTCGTTACGCCCTGGCGGGCATAGTATGCGTGTTTCGGACCCAAAGGAATATGAAGGTTCACTGCGTTGCGGCAACACTGGCCGTAACGGTGGGCCTTTTTTTGCGTTTATCGTCTTCCGAGTGGGTGGATATAGTATTATCTATTTTCTTTGTTCTAGCCGCCGAAGCCATTAACACCGCCGTAGAAGCAGCGGTAAATTTATGTACCACAGAAAAACACCCCTGGGCCAAAGTGGCCAAGGACTGTGCGGCCGGAGCAGTGCTGCTGGCGGCAGTAAATTCAGTGATAGTAGCGGTGCTGGTGTTTGGAAAGAGGATACTTTCTTAA
- a CDS encoding cytidine deaminase, translating to MTISAEKLINMALQAREKAYVPYSKFKVGAALLTREGQVFTGCNVENASYGLTCCAERTAIFKAVSEGYKDFDAIAIVADVPGYCSPCGACRQVLAEFGGQIKVHMGNLQGNYRTTTVAELLPGYFKGEDMLESRG from the coding sequence ATGACTATATCGGCGGAGAAACTTATAAATATGGCTCTGCAGGCCAGAGAGAAGGCCTATGTGCCCTACTCAAAATTTAAAGTAGGGGCTGCCCTGTTAACCAGGGAAGGTCAGGTTTTTACCGGCTGCAATGTGGAAAATGCTTCTTATGGCCTTACCTGCTGCGCTGAGCGAACTGCTATTTTTAAGGCTGTTTCAGAGGGATATAAAGATTTCGACGCCATTGCCATAGTGGCCGATGTCCCAGGATACTGCAGCCCTTGCGGTGCCTGCCGCCAGGTGTTGGCCGAATTTGGCGGGCAAATAAAAGTACACATGGGCAATTTGCAAGGCAATTACCGCACCACCACGGTGGCGGAACTGCTGCCAGGTTATTTTAAAGGGGAAGACATGCTCGAGAGTCGGGGTTAA
- the era gene encoding GTPase Era, which translates to MFNTPEGYRSGFVALVGRPNVGKSTLLNKLVGQKVAIMSDKPQTTRHKIHSVLSRNDAQIVFLDTPGIHKPRHKLGEYMVDVALGALKEVDVVLFLVEATGPPGAGDRYIAEQLKEIKTPVFLLINKVDLVKKEEVLERIVSYKDLLDFAEVVPVSALAGENVDRLVDTIVQYLPEGPQYYPADMVTDRPERFIMAEIIREKVLHLTSEEVPHSVAVVVEQIQARSNGVVAVHAVIYTERESQKAILIGKGGNMLKEVGRRARQEIENLLGSKVYLELWVKVKKDWRNKMADLRNFGFMEEE; encoded by the coding sequence ATGTTTAATACCCCGGAAGGATATCGTTCGGGTTTTGTGGCCCTGGTGGGGCGTCCTAACGTTGGTAAATCAACACTGTTAAATAAACTGGTGGGCCAAAAGGTGGCCATTATGTCGGATAAACCCCAGACCACCAGGCATAAAATACACTCCGTCTTGAGTAGAAACGATGCTCAAATTGTTTTCTTAGATACCCCCGGTATTCATAAGCCCAGGCATAAGCTGGGGGAATACATGGTTGACGTAGCCCTGGGTGCCCTTAAAGAAGTGGATGTGGTGTTGTTTTTAGTGGAGGCCACCGGACCACCGGGCGCCGGTGACCGCTATATTGCCGAACAACTTAAAGAGATCAAAACGCCGGTCTTTTTATTAATCAATAAGGTGGACCTGGTCAAAAAGGAAGAGGTATTGGAGCGAATTGTTAGCTATAAGGACCTGTTAGATTTTGCCGAGGTGGTGCCGGTTTCCGCCCTGGCGGGAGAAAATGTGGACAGGTTAGTGGATACTATTGTGCAGTACCTGCCCGAGGGACCCCAGTATTATCCTGCGGATATGGTTACCGACCGGCCGGAGCGGTTTATTATGGCTGAGATTATCCGGGAAAAAGTATTACATTTGACCAGCGAAGAAGTACCGCACTCGGTGGCAGTGGTGGTGGAACAAATCCAGGCCAGATCCAATGGTGTGGTGGCTGTGCATGCCGTTATTTATACCGAACGGGAGTCCCAAAAGGCTATCTTAATTGGCAAAGGCGGCAACATGTTGAAGGAAGTAGGACGCCGGGCCAGACAAGAAATAGAAAACCTGTTGGGTTCCAAAGTTTATTTGGAACTGTGGGTTAAAGTGAAAAAGGACTGGCGCAATAAAATGGCTGATCTAAGGAACTTTGGTTTCATGGAAGAAGAGTAG
- a CDS encoding S-layer homology domain-containing protein, which yields MGKLRAVLITTALVSSLLVGGAAADAKGHSGGNSGHGSSGSSPSSSQSSSYFNGNSQAGIKETAKDTVQAKKQDQTRVQDKIKLQNQTKIKAKQEVKTRARVEAKYFKDTEKHWAAAAIQRLQMQGIVSGFPDGEFHPDDPVTQAQVIAMVMGAFDTEDDQITSEENTQNTNNEQNTDLDQQNGEGATGENNTGDELSDVPDWAKGSVQKALQKGILTRNMNRFHSQVQASRVQSMVWVAKALGLEPVDTSDIPFKDGVLVAPEDIGYVMALYNEGIIKGGPGGLLNPNSSITRAQIAAIIDRVLNQQSEEQDQNNDNQQGSNNTDQQDSTETSGTTTNSTTSEITGTDTSTTTDSTNSTATTGSETNADTTAN from the coding sequence ATGGGTAAGCTTAGAGCGGTTTTAATAACAACTGCATTGGTGAGTAGTTTATTAGTGGGGGGTGCAGCGGCTGACGCCAAGGGGCATAGCGGTGGAAACAGCGGGCACGGTAGCTCTGGCAGCAGCCCAAGTAGTTCGCAATCCAGCAGCTATTTTAACGGCAACTCCCAGGCAGGGATAAAGGAAACAGCCAAAGATACGGTACAGGCCAAGAAGCAAGATCAAACCAGAGTTCAAGATAAAATCAAATTACAAAACCAAACCAAAATAAAAGCTAAGCAGGAGGTCAAAACCAGGGCCAGGGTAGAGGCTAAATACTTTAAGGATACTGAAAAGCACTGGGCCGCAGCAGCCATTCAACGATTACAGATGCAGGGCATTGTATCCGGTTTCCCCGATGGTGAATTTCACCCCGATGATCCAGTCACCCAGGCCCAAGTCATTGCCATGGTAATGGGTGCTTTTGATACCGAGGATGATCAGATTACTTCCGAGGAGAACACCCAAAATACCAATAATGAACAAAATACCGACTTGGATCAGCAAAACGGTGAGGGTGCCACCGGTGAAAACAATACCGGGGATGAACTCAGTGATGTACCCGATTGGGCTAAGGGATCAGTGCAGAAGGCTTTGCAGAAAGGTATTCTTACCCGTAACATGAACCGTTTTCACTCCCAGGTTCAGGCCAGTCGGGTCCAGTCTATGGTATGGGTGGCTAAAGCCCTGGGCTTAGAGCCTGTGGATACCTCTGATATCCCCTTTAAAGACGGTGTTTTAGTTGCCCCGGAAGATATTGGTTATGTGATGGCCCTCTACAACGAAGGAATAATCAAAGGTGGCCCCGGCGGGTTATTAAACCCCAATAGCTCCATCACCCGGGCCCAAATCGCCGCTATTATTGACCGGGTTTTAAATCAGCAATCAGAAGAACAGGATCAAAACAACGATAATCAGCAGGGCTCAAACAACACTGATCAGCAGGACTCAACTGAAACCTCAGGTACCACCACCAATAGTACAACAAGCGAGATAACCGGTACTGATACTTCTACCACCACTGATAGCACTAACAGTACTGCTACTACCGGTTCCGAAACAAATGCTGACACCACTGCCAATTAA
- a CDS encoding ferritin-like domain-containing protein gives MDFATEVKFGVTKGTVVEEHVDKNFKGENAEVGWYLAVARQAQREGYPEVAEVIKTIAMEEAWHAARFAELNGEISTSTKENLQKAITGETMSNKGKREAAVLAKENNIDEAHDFFDEAAKDEARHARALKGILDRYFS, from the coding sequence ATGGATTTTGCTACCGAGGTTAAGTTTGGAGTGACCAAGGGTACAGTAGTTGAAGAACATGTGGACAAAAATTTTAAAGGTGAAAATGCTGAAGTTGGTTGGTACCTGGCTGTGGCCAGACAGGCCCAGCGGGAAGGTTATCCGGAAGTGGCTGAGGTTATCAAGACCATTGCTATGGAAGAAGCCTGGCATGCTGCCCGCTTTGCTGAATTAAACGGTGAAATATCCACCAGCACTAAAGAAAACCTGCAAAAGGCCATTACCGGGGAAACTATGTCCAACAAAGGTAAACGGGAAGCAGCTGTACTGGCCAAGGAAAACAATATCGATGAGGCCCATGACTTCTTCGATGAAGCTGCTAAAGATGAAGCCCGTCACGCCAGGGCTCTGAAAGGCATTTTGGATCGGTATTTTTCTTAA
- the recO gene encoding DNA repair protein RecO yields the protein MKTYKLDAIILKSRDMREADKILTLYSIQQGKQRVVAHGAAKPKSRKRGAVQPFCYSSLMLHRGKELDSVSQAELKESFPELRTDLDRLAGAAYMAELADGFLGEGEPNQAIFGLLLATLHLMAKGDTQLALRAFEAKLMWLTGFKPELDHCTGCGQSLTGTKVRFGLRHGGLLCPDCAARESQTEIFSRGTVEVLKTIYRWELLKLHQLRVPEALRQELSRLLRSYIEYHLERRLKTAEFMDRLYKNNPGGGTNI from the coding sequence ATGAAAACATATAAATTAGACGCCATAATTTTAAAATCCCGAGACATGCGGGAAGCCGATAAAATTTTGACTTTATACTCCATCCAGCAGGGCAAACAAAGGGTGGTGGCCCACGGGGCAGCTAAACCAAAGAGCCGTAAAAGGGGAGCGGTGCAGCCCTTTTGCTATTCTTCATTGATGCTGCACCGGGGCAAAGAGTTAGACTCGGTGAGCCAGGCTGAACTTAAGGAATCCTTTCCGGAATTGAGAACCGACCTTGACCGGTTGGCCGGGGCGGCTTATATGGCGGAACTGGCTGATGGATTCTTAGGGGAAGGGGAGCCTAACCAGGCTATTTTTGGCCTACTGCTGGCCACCCTGCACCTGATGGCTAAAGGAGATACCCAATTGGCGTTGCGAGCCTTTGAGGCTAAACTGATGTGGTTAACCGGATTTAAACCTGAGTTGGACCATTGTACTGGCTGCGGCCAATCCCTGACCGGAACAAAGGTCAGATTTGGCCTTCGGCATGGTGGATTACTTTGTCCGGACTGTGCCGCTCGGGAAAGCCAAACAGAAATTTTTAGCCGTGGTACCGTGGAAGTTCTTAAAACCATTTATCGCTGGGAACTGTTAAAATTACATCAATTAAGGGTGCCGGAAGCTTTAAGACAGGAACTAAGCCGCCTGCTCCGGTCATATATTGAATATCATTTGGAAAGAAGACTTAAAACTGCTGAATTTATGGATAGACTGTATAAAAATAACCCCGGCGGGGGTACAAATATATAG
- a CDS encoding DUF4342 domain-containing protein, with the protein MTSELEKIDLIRARLGVGYKEAKEALDAAEGDVVQALISLEQKNRDWNEKLYGKGNEFIAQFKSIIEKGHKTKVKVKKDDKTVVEFPATIGALGVLGAMASTPILIVSALGTIAGLANNYRLEFDRTREDNWQPEVEVPDDTCDNQPQH; encoded by the coding sequence GTGACCAGTGAACTGGAAAAAATAGATTTGATCAGAGCCAGGCTGGGCGTTGGTTACAAGGAGGCCAAGGAGGCCCTGGACGCAGCTGAAGGAGATGTGGTGCAAGCTTTAATTTCCCTGGAGCAGAAAAATCGGGACTGGAATGAAAAACTATATGGCAAGGGTAATGAATTTATTGCCCAGTTTAAATCCATTATTGAAAAGGGCCATAAAACCAAAGTTAAAGTTAAAAAGGATGATAAGACAGTGGTGGAGTTTCCAGCCACCATTGGTGCGCTGGGCGTATTGGGAGCGATGGCCAGTACCCCCATCTTAATTGTCAGCGCCCTGGGCACCATTGCCGGATTAGCCAATAACTACCGGTTGGAATTTGATCGAACCCGGGAAGATAACTGGCAGCCGGAGGTAGAGGTTCCGGACGACACTTGCGACAACCAACCCCAGCACTAA
- the glyQ gene encoding glycine--tRNA ligase subunit alpha, whose product MNFQELILTLNKFWAEQNCIILQPYDIEKGAGTMNPATFLRALGPEPWRVAYVEPSRRPTDGRYGENPNRLQHYFQYQVILKPSPDDVIPIYLDSLRAIGIDPDRHDIRFVEDNWESPTLGAWGLGWEVWLDGMEITQFTYFQQCGGIDCHPVSAEITYGLERLAMFIQQKDSVFDIVWVDDITYGDVYHQNEVEQSGYNFEAANTDMLFDLFDMYETEANRILEKGLVLPAYDYVLKCSHTFNLLDARGAISVSERQGFIARVRQMARACAQAYVEQREKLGFPLLKKGGRING is encoded by the coding sequence TTGAATTTCCAGGAATTAATTTTGACCCTGAATAAGTTTTGGGCCGAACAAAACTGCATAATCCTGCAGCCATATGATATTGAGAAGGGTGCCGGTACCATGAACCCCGCCACCTTTTTACGGGCCCTGGGCCCGGAACCCTGGCGGGTGGCTTATGTGGAACCTTCCCGCCGCCCCACTGACGGTCGTTACGGTGAGAACCCCAACCGTCTGCAGCATTATTTCCAGTATCAAGTTATTCTTAAACCGTCCCCGGATGACGTTATTCCCATTTACCTGGACTCCCTGCGGGCCATTGGTATTGACCCGGACCGGCACGACATCCGTTTTGTCGAGGACAACTGGGAATCTCCCACCCTGGGTGCCTGGGGTCTGGGTTGGGAAGTATGGCTGGACGGTATGGAAATTACCCAATTTACCTATTTCCAGCAGTGCGGCGGCATTGACTGCCACCCGGTAAGTGCTGAAATTACCTACGGTCTGGAGCGCCTGGCCATGTTTATCCAGCAAAAGGACAGTGTCTTTGATATCGTCTGGGTAGATGATATTACCTACGGTGATGTTTACCACCAGAACGAAGTGGAACAATCGGGTTATAACTTTGAAGCGGCCAATACGGACATGCTTTTTGACTTATTTGATATGTATGAGACCGAAGCCAACCGTATCTTGGAAAAAGGCCTGGTATTACCGGCCTATGACTATGTTTTAAAATGCTCCCATACCTTCAATTTACTGGATGCCAGGGGGGCCATCAGTGTTTCCGAGCGCCAGGGCTTCATTGCCCGGGTGCGGCAAATGGCCCGGGCCTGTGCCCAGGCTTATGTGGAGCAACGGGAGAAATTAGGATTTCCTCTGTTAAAGAAAGGGGGCCGCATCAATGGCTAA
- the glyS gene encoding glycine--tRNA ligase subunit beta, which translates to MAKDFLLEIGIEEMPARFLAPALAQLKELTAKTLQEQRIVYGDIATYGTPRRLVLYVKDAAEDQAPLEKEVKGPAKKAAFDIDGNPTKAIQGFMRSQGVSLEDLVVRHIGQVEYLYAVKREAGRPTADVLAEICPALITGLHFPKPMRWGSLEMRFARPIRWLLALFGDDVVPFELANLKSNRITYGHRFLTTGDLPIANPADYFDRIRKAYVLIDPVERKEVIRQQVQELAAAEGGQVEMDEDLLDEITNIVEWPTALCGSFDRDYLKLPAAVLVTPMREHQRYFPVLGPDGQLLNKFIAVRNGTKAYLDIVTAGNEKVLRARLADAAFFFEEDLKKPLASKVDGLKKVVFLEGLGTVADKVDRIGALADHLAELLGADEQQQEKIQRAALLAKADLVTNMVYEFPELQGVMGREYALRNGEDPDVAEAIFQHYLPRFAGDQLPNTLAGRVLSLADKMDTIVGCFAIGIQPTGSADPYALRRQALGICHIITEGNLHLSLKQMIEWAYQGYSAEVELKYTLPQVAGEIEEFFKQRIKGMMSDRGLSYDTVEAVLAVGFDDITDAFARGAALTSFRDQPAFNALMTAFNRANNLAKNATGGAINEAYLEHPAEHELYRQLTALTQKVQPLIQSRDYVAALREIAAIQAPLNEFFEQVMVMVEDERIKTNRLALLKNLVDLSKTVADFSKVVLEG; encoded by the coding sequence ATGGCTAAGGACTTTTTACTGGAGATTGGCATAGAAGAAATGCCGGCCCGCTTTCTGGCCCCGGCTTTGGCCCAATTAAAGGAATTAACCGCAAAAACCCTGCAGGAACAAAGAATCGTCTATGGTGATATTGCCACCTACGGCACGCCCCGGCGGCTGGTGCTGTACGTAAAAGATGCGGCTGAAGACCAGGCTCCCCTGGAAAAAGAAGTGAAGGGGCCGGCCAAAAAGGCGGCCTTTGATATTGACGGTAATCCTACCAAAGCCATTCAAGGCTTTATGCGCTCCCAGGGGGTTAGTTTAGAAGACCTGGTGGTGCGCCATATCGGCCAGGTGGAATACCTGTATGCCGTTAAGCGGGAAGCAGGCCGACCCACCGCCGATGTTCTGGCGGAGATTTGCCCTGCCCTGATTACCGGACTGCATTTCCCCAAACCCATGCGCTGGGGTTCCCTGGAAATGCGTTTTGCCCGTCCCATTCGCTGGCTGTTAGCCTTGTTTGGTGATGATGTGGTGCCCTTTGAACTGGCTAACCTGAAGTCAAATAGAATTACCTACGGGCATCGGTTCCTAACCACCGGGGATTTGCCCATTGCCAATCCGGCGGATTACTTTGACCGGATTAGAAAAGCATATGTGCTCATTGACCCGGTGGAACGCAAGGAGGTTATCCGGCAGCAGGTGCAGGAACTGGCGGCGGCCGAAGGCGGTCAGGTGGAAATGGACGAAGACCTGCTGGACGAGATCACTAATATCGTTGAATGGCCCACCGCCCTCTGCGGCAGTTTCGACCGGGATTATCTTAAATTACCCGCGGCGGTGCTGGTCACCCCTATGCGGGAACACCAGCGGTACTTCCCGGTGCTGGGACCGGACGGTCAACTTTTAAATAAATTTATTGCTGTGAGAAACGGTACTAAAGCTTATTTAGATATTGTCACCGCCGGTAACGAAAAGGTTTTACGGGCCCGCCTGGCCGATGCTGCCTTCTTCTTTGAAGAAGATTTGAAAAAGCCACTGGCCAGTAAAGTTGATGGTCTAAAGAAAGTGGTATTCTTGGAAGGTTTGGGTACCGTGGCGGATAAAGTTGACCGCATTGGGGCCCTGGCCGACCACCTGGCGGAATTGCTGGGCGCCGATGAACAACAACAAGAAAAAATTCAGCGGGCCGCTCTGTTGGCTAAAGCGGACCTGGTAACCAATATGGTGTATGAATTCCCCGAGCTGCAGGGGGTTATGGGGCGGGAATATGCCCTGCGTAACGGCGAAGATCCGGATGTGGCCGAGGCCATCTTCCAGCATTACCTGCCCCGTTTTGCCGGTGACCAACTGCCGAACACCCTGGCCGGCCGGGTATTAAGCCTGGCTGATAAGATGGACACCATTGTAGGTTGTTTTGCCATCGGCATCCAGCCCACCGGGTCCGCCGACCCCTATGCGCTGCGTCGGCAGGCCCTGGGTATTTGCCACATTATCACCGAAGGAAATCTCCATCTGTCCCTCAAGCAAATGATTGAGTGGGCCTACCAGGGATACAGTGCAGAGGTAGAACTAAAATACACCCTGCCCCAGGTTGCCGGCGAGATTGAAGAATTCTTTAAACAGCGGATTAAAGGCATGATGAGCGACCGGGGCCTGTCCTATGACACCGTGGAGGCAGTTTTAGCTGTGGGATTTGATGATATAACCGATGCCTTTGCCAGAGGTGCAGCCCTCACTTCCTTCCGGGACCAGCCCGCCTTTAACGCCCTGATGACTGCCTTCAACCGGGCCAATAACCTGGCCAAAAACGCCACCGGCGGAGCTATCAATGAGGCCTACTTAGAGCACCCGGCAGAGCATGAGTTATACCGGCAATTAACTGCCCTAACCCAAAAGGTGCAGCCCCTTATTCAAAGCCGGGACTATGTGGCGGCCCTAAGGGAAATTGCCGCCATCCAGGCCCCGCTCAATGAGTTCTTTGAACAAGTAATGGTGATGGTGGAGGATGAGAGAATAAAAACCAACCGCCTGGCCCTGTTAAAGAATTTAGTGGATTTAAGCAAAACCGTAGCAGATTTCAGCAAGGTTGTGCTGGAAGGGTAA
- a CDS encoding helix-turn-helix transcriptional regulator — protein sequence MELSKRQEAILEIVKKNGPITGEQIAEQLNLTRATLRPDLSILTMAGLLEARPRVGYFYSGKTADRVLADKITRIKVGDVKSVPIVVPEQCTVYDAVVTMFIEDVGTLYVVREGGLLEGVVSRKDLLKSTLGGQDIHKLPVGVIMTRMPNVHTTDVNDSVWLAAHKLLTHEVDSLPVVKTVPGTKEKQYEVVGRFSKTNVTRLFVELGEGS from the coding sequence ATGGAACTTTCCAAAAGGCAGGAGGCCATTTTAGAGATTGTTAAAAAAAATGGTCCCATCACCGGTGAGCAAATCGCAGAGCAGCTCAACCTAACCAGGGCGACCCTGCGGCCGGACTTATCTATTCTGACCATGGCAGGTCTGCTGGAGGCGCGACCGAGGGTAGGTTATTTTTATAGCGGCAAGACTGCTGACCGAGTTTTAGCAGATAAGATCACCCGGATTAAAGTGGGCGATGTTAAGTCTGTACCCATTGTGGTGCCCGAACAGTGTACCGTATACGATGCAGTGGTAACCATGTTTATTGAAGATGTAGGCACCCTATACGTGGTTCGGGAAGGCGGTCTGCTGGAGGGAGTTGTCTCCCGCAAGGATCTGCTGAAGTCCACCCTGGGTGGCCAGGACATTCACAAACTTCCTGTGGGTGTCATTATGACCCGCATGCCCAACGTACACACAACCGATGTGAATGACTCAGTGTGGTTGGCGGCCCACAAGCTACTAACCCACGAAGTGGATTCGCTGCCGGTGGTTAAAACTGTGCCTGGTACTAAGGAAAAACAGTATGAGGTTGTGGGGAGATTTTCCAAGACCAACGTAACCCGGCTCTTCGTAGAACTGGGTGAAGGGTCCTGA
- a CDS encoding pyruvate, water dikinase regulatory protein: protein MKGPEEGLAIIAPKDDHPIVYIVSDSIGETAELVAKAAVSQFNSGNVEIRRVPYVNDPQDIVDVVDEAQGNNCIIAFTLVLPELREVLVREADRHHIPTVDIMGPFLDALTLITSGPPKLEPGLVRKLDEEYFRRVEAIEFAVKYDDGKDPRGITRADIVILGVSRTSKTPLSMYLAHKRIKAANVPLVPEVAPPQEIFNLPPNKVIGLTIKPQQLNIIRTERLKTLGLTSHADYASHERILKELEYAEGIMKRIGCPIIDVTNKAVEETASKVLEIYYRSGRHR, encoded by the coding sequence GTGAAGGGTCCTGAGGAGGGGTTAGCCATTATTGCGCCAAAAGATGATCATCCGATTGTATATATTGTTTCCGACTCCATTGGTGAAACAGCGGAATTGGTAGCCAAGGCGGCAGTGAGTCAGTTTAACAGCGGAAATGTAGAAATCCGCCGGGTTCCGTATGTGAACGATCCCCAGGACATTGTGGATGTAGTTGACGAAGCCCAGGGAAATAATTGCATCATTGCCTTTACACTGGTTTTGCCGGAATTACGTGAGGTGCTGGTAAGGGAAGCTGACAGGCACCATATTCCAACGGTTGATATTATGGGGCCATTTTTAGATGCCTTGACCTTAATTACATCCGGCCCGCCCAAATTGGAACCCGGACTGGTCCGTAAATTGGATGAAGAATATTTTCGCCGGGTAGAGGCCATTGAATTTGCCGTTAAGTATGACGACGGCAAGGACCCCCGAGGCATCACCAGAGCGGATATAGTAATCTTAGGGGTATCCCGTACTTCTAAAACACCTTTAAGCATGTATCTGGCTCATAAGCGCATTAAAGCCGCCAACGTACCGCTGGTTCCGGAAGTGGCACCGCCACAGGAAATTTTTAATTTACCACCGAACAAAGTAATTGGTTTAACCATTAAGCCGCAACAATTAAATATTATCCGAACCGAGCGGTTAAAAACCCTTGGCCTAACTTCCCATGCTGATTATGCCAGCCATGAGCGAATTCTGAAAGAATTGGAGTATGCCGAGGGCATTATGAAACGCATCGGATGTCCCATCATAGACGTGACCAACAAGGCCGTTGAGGAGACCGCCAGCAAGGTGCTGGAGATTTACTACCGGAGCGGACGGCATAGGTAA